The DNA sequence ttatttttttctccaCCATTTTTAATTATTCCATTCAATATACACATTTatcctaaaaaataaataaagttatTCAATGTTATctatttcccaaaaaaaaaaaaattcagttattCACTCCTTATCCCATTAACTTTTTAAGACTtcaatccaaaacaaaaaactattttAGACGTGAAGCCATCTTCTCCATTCTCCAGTACTGTATAAGAAGTACTCTTCTTCTCATTCTTTCAACTCTCAGACTTTATCTCCTTCATCAATCTCGTTCAAGAAGCAATATATATCTGGCTACCATCTCCCCCATCAACAGGTATTAAAATCACATAAACTCAGACttgatatatacatacatatatgtgtgtgttggGATTTGATAATAAATTCTAATCTTTCTGCCATTTATTCATCTCAGATGAAGGTGATCATTCACTTGCTTCAAGTTTGCCTGAGATCTACTAGAGAATATAATATGGGTTGATCGATCTGGGTCTATAAGCCGATTCGTCTTCTTCAACTCCAATTTGGGTTACTTGATCTGCTGGGTAGTCTGAAttattgcttgtttgtttatagCAAGTTTGGGACGAGGGCAGGACTGAGGGCGGAGGAGAGAAAATTGCCGCCCGATCTAGATGAGACAAGTTTTGATTGGACTCTTCAAGTATTATAGAGTATACAAAATTTAAAACACTGCTTGTATTTTTCCTGGCTAAATTCCTAAATTAATACCaaataaatacataaataaattgttaataaataaaacaaaataaattgttaataaaaaaaaaagtttttctattagaacctctaaatttactcacttgacctcctatgctttttacacctcctatcaaatttttgaatattaaatttactcattaaacctcactaaagttcctcaaataaccttactcatataattatttgcaaacaaacaaatatctttataataaaaaacttagtcactttaatgatttaattactctataaatcttaattacatctctaTTCCTTAGTCAGACAACATGAATcgcttatccaataaaaaaaaattaaatacaatgtattgagttttaaaaattaataacaagaaaataacatgaaccatgatgtgatttttttttataactttttctcttttagcagtgcaaaaaaaaaatgaagattaagcatttttttcttaatgttaatttcttttctctattttatgtacctcatgataaattatttaaatatttttttaattgctagttttttttttttttttgcaactataatagatagacttagatttaggtcataatacaatttattttgttctccttgACCGATATGCGTTCTACatgtatatcatacatttttatgtcacatgatctgaatcatagttttaattcttattaaatatatgaatgttttaatgagtatgtagtgaaattgaaaaatgaaaatagataaggaaaataataaagaatgcaatctaatattattaaattggaaagtctagaaaaaataaatataacaatttttttgatATAGTTGTTGTtcctaatagtcattttatagtaggttatatatgtcatttaataattcataatagagtgaggtgaAGTTAGCAAATTTgaaggtcccaatagaaacactctaaaaaaaattgttaataaaggaaacaaaataaatttcgtccaaaaaaaaaaggagaaaacaaaataaattaaaagttGATAATAGATGGACTCCGCAGAAATAGTAATAGACTTCAGGGTTAAGTAAAAACAGGAGAGGAGCGTTCCGAGAGATTTCATGTAGTTTGATTGATGTTGTTTTTtctgcattaaaaaaaaaaaaaaagcaaaaacaagtcAGTCCACTCTGGGGTAAAGCACTATACTTGGTATAATGATAATAAGGGTCTTCATTCATACGATCATATACCCAAAACAAAGCAAAAGTCTAGGGGTGTTCTCATAATTTACCATCCCACCCACCATTCTCAAGCTTCTATAAATCGATCAAACCAGAGAGTCTAAACCAAGCAGAAGTTACAAATTATTacaaagaattcagaaaaatgGATAGTGGAACACTTGGAAAGAAAATAGGAATCAGCGAGGAGCTCATCAAGAAAAGTTGCACCCTTTCATTGAGTTATCGATTCTATAATGAGCTCCTGTTTCATGTTGACAATAGCTCATCGGATGCGGTGTTCATCGTCTTCACCGGTTCATGGATGGTCAAAGAGTGGTTTTCCGGCGACCAAGCTTTTGGAGAAACAAGGATCGATAGTAAAGATTGGTCCAAAAAAGCTTTTCCTTCTATGAGAAGTATAGGTAATGACGATGTTGCAATTGTCAACCAAGCTTTTCTGAAAAGGTTTGAACTTGTATCGAAGGGCTCCGAGTTTGTAGAAAAGGTATGTTATCATCAAGTTGCTTATACTCATGAATCCCATTTAGCACATATTTATGTTAGAAACTGGATTTGAGAAAGTGGGTCACACAAATCAAGTAGTTCATCATTTCATTAAAGAAAGAACATATTTATTATTCTACCGAGTTCATTGCAAATGATTAGAGCCCTTATTTGCAGCTGTAGAGTCATAAAGAATTAAGATTAGACTCTCATAGTATACCCTGTCATGTGGTTTTCTCAGGTGACATCGGCCGTGGACGGGAAGAAGCCGATAATATTTACAGGGCATTCTTCTGGTGGCGCAGTTGCTGTGCTTGCTACAATCTGGTTCTTAGAACGACAGAGTTCGGAAGCAAACACTGGAACAGCCAAATGTGTGACTTTTGGAGCTCCGCTTGTTGGCGACTACATTGTTTCTCATGCTCTTAAGAGAGAGAAATGGTCTAAACACTTCATACATTTTGTCAAGAGATATGACATTGTTCCTCGGATATTGCTTGCTCCTCGCTCATCCATTCAGCAAGAATTAGAGCATGTTCTCCGTTACTACACCGCAAATGGTCACCATGATCAACTCGAGTCAATTGCCCCGGACTTTTATGAAAAAGTAATGAGAAGCACCTCTTTTCTCGCAAGCCATGCTGCTGAGAAACTGAAGAGGAATACTGATTATTCGCTGCTCGAGACCATCACAAACTTCACCAAACCAAGCCCTTATAGACCTTCTGGGACTTACATTTTCTGCACTGGGACTGGGAAGCTGGTTCACTTGGACAACCCTGAAGCTGTGCTGCAGCTCCTTTTCTTCTCTTGTCAGGTAAGCCATAAAAACGAAATAATCAGGAGCTGCATAAACGCGCACTTGGACTATGCAACTGAAttagaaaggagcttggaagagAATGTGGTTTATGTTGATCGTTTGGAAAAGCTCCCCCCAGCCTCAGATGGTAGTGCCTTGGATGACCTTGCCCAGGTAATTTTATTTCTAATTCGCTTTTCAATTCTTATTGTTCTGTGCTTTGAAGACATCATTCTTCTAATTGTACTTCAACTTTCTGTTGCAAAAGTGTTCTAATATACTGTCTATGGGATTGCAGAATGCAAGAGGTAGATTGTGCCTTCGTGCAGCGGGAGCGttagagaaacaaaaacaagaaaaccaaCAGCAGATTATAGGAAAGAAGGCAAcaatggaaaaggaaatgaaagtACTAGAAGAGTACAGAACCTTCAATGCGCAGAAAGTGGGATATTACGATGCCTTCAAGAAACAGAATGAAGAGAGAGACTTTGCTGCCAATGTGAGCAGGCTGGAGCTGGCAGGTATATGGGATGAGATCATCGAAATGTTGAAGGGGTACTGTCTTCCTGATGAGTTCGAAGGTGAAGATAGTTGGATAGAACTAGGAACCAAGTTCCGGCGCCTTGTTGAGCCCCTTGATATTGCCAACTACTACAGACACGCAAAGAACGAAGACTCTGGAGCCTATATGATTAAGGGAAGGCCAAGGCGCTATAGATACCCACAGAGATGGcttgaaaagaagaaaggttGGGAGAGTGGTGCCTGTGGAGAATCTTGCTTTTGGGCAGAGGTGGAGGAGTTGCTCAAACTAGCTAGTAATGATGGTGAAGTTAATGAGACAAGGGCTAAAGAATTGCAGGAAAGAATAGCTAAATGGGTTGAGCAGGGTGTAGCAGGTAAGGATGTGTTCTTGGAAGACTCTACCTTTCTCAAATTGTGGGAGGAACTCGGCCGTCTGAAACTCCAACAGGAATCCATTCACACATTGATGACCAAGTTTACCAAGTTGTCAGTTTCCTAATTTGTGCCCGAGGATGGGGGCGTTTGTTTCCGCTGTAGTTggtgtttggttttgtttgcgTGTTCTCCTTTCATGTTGTGCCTCCTTGtaatttgcttttatttttaaatcaaATTGACGAATATTGGACAAGATGTGCATATATGAAAGTAGGAACACCttggaaaggaaagtaattagGTTACTAGCCTGCTGATTGTCCTTTAAAATCACCACATGAACCGCAGACTTCTACTAGATGGTCGCCAACAATCGTATATCAAACACAGCCCCAATTACTTTAAATCCTAAACAAGGATCCTTATTAATGATTTAAATCCTTCCTTCTCTTTTTATAGGAGGCATGCTACTCTATAAACGTCTATCCATCAAGAGATGCCAGTGATCTCTTCTATCTTCTCATAGGGTCATCAGAAAATCTCATTCCTGTTTAAACCAAGACTACGCTATCATAGAAACAGCAAGACTCAATGAAACACACAAGGACCTTCAAGTGACCTAGTCATTAATCTCAGAGATACAGCCTCAAGTCTTACCCTTGTTTTTTTTACAATTCAAATCTTTCACTTTTCTTTTCTGTATTCCAACTTTATATTCTTTTAGGGAAACTGGTTAAGAGGCAATGGATAACCAGTACTATAAATGCAAGGTTACAGAAGCAAAAAAAGACCTTCATACCTTAAAAGGAGACTCAGTTAGCAAAGCTACACATGAATCAAGCATGACAACAGCAAGATGAGCAACGAATCCTACCCAACTGGCAATAGAACTCGGTAGATAAAACAACAATGAAACTAATTTGACTCGTGCATAGCTAGAATTGATAAGGTGCAGCAAACAATTTAATTTATCTATCAACTCCTGTTCACAGAGTGCAACTTTCCACCTTCATCTACTATTCATTAGCAGTATAGAACAATACATAGAACAAAACCTGAAAATGCAAAGCAAGTTTCAAGCAACTACAACAAAAATGCCATCCATGTCAACTTTTAGAAGGCTAAAGCCAATCTGCACAAATCTTACCCCATTTGAAGCTCCAAATGAAAATCCTATACACCATAACATAAGAGGACACAGATCGTCTCCATTTGTAGTACAAATGGGGAGGTCCGATACAATAATTTCAGCACTTAAATGAGAATATTGATTGCTAAACTTGTCAACAATAACATCAACAACAGTAAGATAATTGTGATTTCACAAGTAAGATAAATGAAACTGGACCTCTGACTTGAAACCAAATCTAAAGACGTACAACTACGAAGAGACAGCAATGCAGTTAGACCATAACGAACCACTCATTTACAACGATGCCTTCTGCATCATCAATGACCAAAGTCAATGAAGACAAAACAATAAAGCACATCAAATACAACACAATATGTAAAGAAAAACCAATAGCAAGTCCGTTAACGTAAAAGCGAGAAAAATAGGCAAATTGAAAAGGAAATACCATCACATACTGTATATCTCAAGTTCAAGGAGTGATATTGTTCATCCACTTTGTCTCAGACACAACTTCACCAAGAATTGGAAATGGCAGCCTATCACACTATTAGAAAACTTTGCCCCTCACTAACTACAAACAATGACTCGATGGCAACAGAGCTTCAATGATACATTTTTCATTCTAATCTCGGTTGAAATGTGTATATACTAGTAGACAAGCATACAAGTTCTATACAGcaatttcctcttcttcctcgaaACTCAAATTCAACGTTTGTAGCTTAAACCCTGAACTCTGTATAGCCTCAACCAAACTGGAAGCCACCCCAGTAGCTTGTACTGTTGTCTGCTTTTTCAActggagaaaagagaaaaagtcaTTAGTCCTCTCATTAAAACCTGGAGGTGTTTAACATAAATTAGAACAAACCAAAGCCATGATCAAATTACAAGACATAATTCAACTATTTAAAcagataatagaaactaatcaTTGTCGATAACACATTTTCTTGTCTAATCCAAAAGTTTTATGTGAATAGTTGATCAAAAATCTTTTAATTTTCTATCTTCTATTAAAGACAATCATTCATAAGAAATGCAAATAGTGGTAGTCCAAACACATGATCAAAGTACGTAAAACACAGCTTAAGTAAATCAATCATGCATTACATATATTTTCCTATATGTTACTGCAGAAGTTAATCAATAGGTCATCAACATTATCTCTTTCTATGTTCTATTTCTAAAAAACCATCACTTATAAGAAATGCAAATAATGTCGTCCACACTTACCTCAACAACTCCAATACCCTCATGAACTTCAACCTTCAAGTTGGTAATCCCTTCAGTTGCCTACACCAAAAATCCACGTATTGAACATCAATTCATGCAAGTCCAACACTTTGCAATTGCAATGACAATATCCCCTAATTGCGAAAAACccttaaaaacaaaaatgtaCCTCTAATGCTTTGGTCACTGCAGGCACAGCAGCATCACTCAATGTACCATCAGCCTTCACAAATCAAGCAAAACCCAAAAGCAAATAGTCAAATTCAATCATAAAGATGCAAACTTTGTGCAAAGCCACAAGCTGGGGTACCTGAAAAAACATGGTGAGAGTGTCGGAGGGCGAAACGGGTACCGAAACGGGCTGCTCGGCactaccttcttcttcttccgggACTGGTTCTTCGGCCGGAACAGGCGTTTCTTCCTGGGCTGACCTCAGAATTGTGGGTCTGCGGGAGGTGGTGTTCCTGAGAGAGCTCAAAAGCTTGAAGGACCCGGAAACGTTTCGAAACGAAACGGTGGGAGAAGGAATGGGAATGGAGAGGGAATGGGAATGGGAATGGGAATGAGTGAGGGTAGGGATTGGGTGGAGAGGTGAGAATGGTGAGACTGAAATTGTAGCCATTTGTTTATGGTAAGCTCTATccttttccttgtttctcttcAACTGATCTATCAGTTCCCAGTGTAACAATCTCACAGAGGTGATGGACTAGGAGATGGGCTGGGCCTAGAAGGAGGTTTTGGGCCTTTAGGGCCTTTTGCTCACTAGAGTGTAGACTACAAttaaagaggaaaaaagaaaagtgaaaaattcatatataattgagtttagggtttaggctaACAATGTTGTGACTTTGGTTAAGAACTTAAGAATTAAGATACAGAAAAGTGAATGAAGGGCTATGGTGCCTCTTTTCTTGATAGAAGGTGGTGATAGGAGACAGGAAGAGGTATTGAGAGGGAATGGGAATGAGTGAGTGTTGGGATTGAGTACGGAGTTGAGAATGGTGAGGCTGAAATTGCAGCCATTTGTTGTTGGTTAGTTTTATTATCCTGCTGATATCTGggcgagggagagagagagagaggcacagcctaatatgaattttttttggtCCAATGAAATGGCAATTGATATGTGTCTAATATGAGTTtctacaaacaaaaaaacaagacaaaataaaacacagaaatttCTTTTATAATAATTAACTTACAATTTGGGGTTCAAAATTATAAGTGCAAATTTTACATAGGCCTAGCGATCAGAGTGAGGAGGAGTTATTGGCTACTTAAGAAGACCACTACGATAGACATGTTAAGCACACTGAATCATATTTATGCACTTCTGattcattggctacttaatgcGACGATTCCACTTCAACTTGTCCATCTGCTTAAGCATATAAGATCTCCAGTCAATTCTAATGAATATGAGCAAAGCATAAACCATGAAAAGCATGAGAACTGATTGAACTGAAAGCCACTCACCTCTGAGATTTATTGCTCGGTTTGCTTGAACATCAGCCTCGGCATTGAACTCCTGCAAAGTAAGTAGATCATGTCAGTTGAACGTAGAGATTTGAATGAATGTAGCAGGAACAAATGAACATAAACCACGTAATTCTCATATGGACTCTTGTGCCATCCATCAAAACAAGTTCAAGTTTTGATCCATTGCAACTGGACTCTTGTCATATAGAGAAATTTCTTCCAACACACAACCATACATACCCTGAGAACATGATTGATCTCAAAAGAAGTAAACTTTTCCTTAAGCTGCTTGGCCATTTGGCACAGGTCGGCCATATTctgattttttgttttccagGTCCCCTGAATCTGTTATATCAGATAATAGACAAATAAGAGAATAGACAAATAAAACATCAAAGTGGATTATCATACAAGTAACAAAGGGCAGAAAGTACAGAAACTCAAGTGCTTTAACATATACAAACCTGGCAGCAGACAAGTTTAGAGTCTCCTTTAACACTAATGTGCTTATATCCTTTCTCAAGAGCATACTTCAATCCTAGAATTACAGCTCGATATTCGGCAACGTTATTTGTTGCAATGCCCACCCCTTCCTGCAGCCGGTACAACTATAGTAACCCAATGTTATAAAGAGATACAtttttacaatatatatatatatatatatatatatatatatatccaaaagaTTCACAATTTTTCATGAACTGCACATACAACACTCCCGTCTTCAGCACGGAGTACAGCTCCCGCACCAGATAGTCCTGGATTTCCTTTTGAAGCACCATcaaactcaagtgtgcaacgcTGGATGAAGACATATATAAGGCATATTTTCAGAAATCCCCTTCACATGACCATAATAATGAGACTGGACATATAGGTATAGGGTGTTGATCATAAAACACGAAATTGTGACATTATTGATGGTGACATTAGGCAACTTACACTGGTAGAAGAAATTACTCGAGTTTGACTACAACTATCAGCTTTAAAATGCTTATGTGGAGAGAAACTGGAAGCCGAGGAAAGCGCCATCTGCAGAATAAAACCAATAAAGTAAGTGATCAACTCCATAATCAAGCCAAACTGTAGGTATCTGGATTTCCATGCCAATCTGGCCAGAGCAATTTTCCGTGTAGCATATGAAACTTACATCTGGAAATCTCCTTTTTGAAGGGTCTTCGACACCTGAATTCACCATAGAAGATGCCGGCTGCTGAAAGATCAAAATAAAAACCCAAATGATACAATGAGTAACCAACAGAAGATTTTCCATCATACTACAGCTATTTCCATGCCACATGCCATGGAGAAGAACAGAGAACCTAACAGAAATTTGAACACATCAAATCATCAAATCAAACCTGGTAAGGACAAGCAACAAGGCTTCCAAACAGATCAACTTTCACGTCACTGGCACTGATTGTATATGAAGCATTCTTAAGCCCGTGTGAAACCAGGTACTCCTCGGCCTCCTTAGGCAAACCATACCCTTTAAACACACTTACAGAAGGATTGCATACCTAAAAACAAAATCAGGCCTCGTATGTAATCCTCCAGCAAGTAAATAACATCAAATTCTTCGAAAAACTAGTTTTGATCTTAAAGCATTTTCCAGTAGCACAGCATCTCATTAACAACGTTGATCAACACCTATACAACCTAATAGAGACTATACTTACAATTACAGACTCACAATTACGAAGGCACTCTATACCCATCACCAGAAAACCATTAGTTTTTACATAATAAACACCACAACCATACAATGCAGCAAGAAATTTCAGTTGCATGTTTATTTCAACAAAATAAAGAAGACCCAATAATTAAATCAAATCGGAAATCAAAAATTGATCAAGAATGACAGTAATCAAATTATAAAGGActtaaagatcaaaactttaccGAGGAACCGGCTTGGTTTTGACAATCCTTCAAACTTTTATATATGCCCACCACATCTCCCTTTCGAACAACATAAAAAGCATCCTTTTCTTCCTCCATTGAAGCTTAAAGTCTCAAACTTTGAAGAACCCAACAGTAGTCGAATTCAACTGCACTACTTGACTGGACTTTTACTCGCTCTGACTGAAGTTAACACAGAGTCTCTGTTGAAATTATGGGCCGAGTACTAATTTGGGCTCGGACTATGATTAGTCCCAATGGGCCGAGATATCTGAATTCTTAGGTTAATGTTGAATTCTTTCAGATTTAGATGCTCACCAAATGACCAAATGGAGACATGTAACATGGCTACCGCATATGACAGCCAGAAAGCCTCCAAATAATTCAGATATAGTCCTTACGACAAAAGCATTCTTTGTCTTCTCCTCCATTGATTGTGCTTTGCTGCCTTTCATGAAAATCCAATTCGGTTTTTGGCATAATATATGGTGTAattttttgttggttttgtttgtttggtggTGGTGTTCTTATGTGAGAGAGGCTGACGGTAACAGTTCAGACAGCAATGAAAAAATTAACTGAACTTTTCTTATAAAGCTTGTCATCATACCATTACATATACCATGATACAATTAACTGGATCTTTATATCATTAACATTACATTGTATATTAAATGGGGAATGGTAACCATGTctacatgtaattgaatccccAACTTTGAACACCAAAGAGCTTGAAATATGTCTCTTAAAAGTTCAACATATCTGTCAAAGAATAACTGTAGGAAATTGCACTCTGTTTGAAGCTTTTAGCTAACCTGCTCACCTATTAAGTCCAAGCCTACAACAAGAAAGGACAAGCCTTGGAAAAGCAAGAAATAGAAGTGAACTCCATGAGCTGATAGGAAACTTCTTGCTGATGCTGTGAGTAGGAGAAAAGCAAGAGCCAGCTCTTTTCTATAGAtcccatttttcttcttcttcttggcagGTGCTACTTCTTGTTCCTTGAGTTTGCTCAACAATTCTAAACCAGATTCGGAGTTCCTTCTTGAGATCTTCTCTTCATTTGGGGATTTACTTTCAGCGAGCGCGAACAAGTCTGATTCGGACGATCTTCCAGTCTTCTTTGTCACCACCCACTCGTAAGAACTTCCCAGCTGAAATAGGCCGGAGACCATGGCATTGAATTTTGTCACAGACATTGTGTTCTCAAAGAGTAGGTATGGGACTAAGAAAGGGAAAGATTTTGGAGATGGCAGAATGTTTAGGAAGGACATGAAAATGGGCACATAGCAAATCACCCACAGTGGGAGTTCAGCCTCAGGTATGAACATGGTCAATGGAAGTATGATACAGAACAATGTGAATGAGTAAAAGGGAAGAATTAGCTTCCTCAAAAGAAAGAACAGAAATATCAAGTTGGCCTTTTTGAATATAGATATCTGCACAATTGTAATTAAGAAATTGTTACACACTTataagaacaattcttaggttcacccctgaGTGAACAAGCATATTCATCCATATTATCGATTAACtcacttttacttaataaatttataatccaacggt is a window from the Rosa chinensis cultivar Old Blush chromosome 2, RchiOBHm-V2, whole genome shotgun sequence genome containing:
- the LOC112189121 gene encoding protein EDS1L, with the translated sequence MDSGTLGKKIGISEELIKKSCTLSLSYRFYNELLFHVDNSSSDAVFIVFTGSWMVKEWFSGDQAFGETRIDSKDWSKKAFPSMRSIGNDDVAIVNQAFLKRFELVSKGSEFVEKVTSAVDGKKPIIFTGHSSGGAVAVLATIWFLERQSSEANTGTAKCVTFGAPLVGDYIVSHALKREKWSKHFIHFVKRYDIVPRILLAPRSSIQQELEHVLRYYTANGHHDQLESIAPDFYEKVMRSTSFLASHAAEKLKRNTDYSLLETITNFTKPSPYRPSGTYIFCTGTGKLVHLDNPEAVLQLLFFSCQVSHKNEIIRSCINAHLDYATELERSLEENVVYVDRLEKLPPASDGSALDDLAQNARGRLCLRAAGALEKQKQENQQQIIGKKATMEKEMKVLEEYRTFNAQKVGYYDAFKKQNEERDFAANVSRLELAGIWDEIIEMLKGYCLPDEFEGEDSWIELGTKFRRLVEPLDIANYYRHAKNEDSGAYMIKGRPRRYRYPQRWLEKKKGWESGACGESCFWAEVEELLKLASNDGEVNETRAKELQERIAKWVEQGVAGKDVFLEDSTFLKLWEELGRLKLQQESIHTLMTKFTKLSVS
- the LOC112186950 gene encoding uncharacterized protein LOC112186950 → MATISVSPFSPLHPIPTLTHSHSHSHSLSIPIPSPTVSFRNVSGSFKLLSSLRNTTSRRPTILRSAQEETPVPAEEPVPEEEEGSAEQPVSVPVSPSDTLTMFFQADGTLSDAAVPAVTKALEATEGITNLKVEVHEGIGVVELKKQTTVQATGVASSLVEAIQSSGFKLQTLNLSFEEEEEIAV
- the LOC112186949 gene encoding uncharacterized protein LOC112186949 isoform X1: MEEEKDAFYVVRKGDVVGIYKSLKDCQNQAGSSVCNPSVSVFKGYGLPKEAEEYLVSHGLKNASYTISASDVKVDLFGSLVACPYQQPASSMVNSGVEDPSKRRFPDMALSSASSFSPHKHFKADSCSQTRVISSTSRCTLEFDGASKGNPGLSGAGAVLRAEDGSVLYRLQEGVGIATNNVAEYRAVILGLKYALEKGYKHISVKGDSKLVCCQIQGTWKTKNQNMADLCQMAKQLKEKFTSFEINHVLREFNAEADVQANRAINLRDGQVEVESSH
- the LOC112186949 gene encoding uncharacterized protein LOC112186949 isoform X2; amino-acid sequence: MEEEKDAFYVVRKGDVVGIYKSLKDCQNQAGSSVCNPSVSVFKGYGLPKEAEEYLVSHGLKNASYTISASDVKVDLFGSLVACPYQQPASSMVNSGVEDPSKRRFPDMALSSASSFSPHKHFKADSCSQTRVISSTSRCTLEFDGASKGNPGLSGAGAVLRAEDGSVEGVGIATNNVAEYRAVILGLKYALEKGYKHISVKGDSKLVCCQIQGTWKTKNQNMADLCQMAKQLKEKFTSFEINHVLREFNAEADVQANRAINLRDGQVEVESSH